The Arachis duranensis cultivar V14167 chromosome 9, aradu.V14167.gnm2.J7QH, whole genome shotgun sequence genomic sequence TTACTGCTGCTTCAGCTGCTTCAACAGCTTCAAGAGTTTTCTCCCAAAACATCTCCTCTAGTCTTGCCGCTTCCACTTCGTCATCCGCAGCAGGTGGGTGTTGACTTGCACTTTGTTCCCCAGCACTCCCTGCCATTGCCTCCTTCTTCTTGGAACAGTTGCGACTGTTATGTCCAGTCTGCAGTAACATATGGCATGAATTCATAAGGTGGAGCATGAAGGAAAATAAGTAATGTAACATATGAAGTATGATTTACCTTTAGGCAATACTTGCAGGTGATGGGGCCATACTCTCTGGGGGCCCTATGTGGATCTGGGGTGGGTTCTTTTGGGGCGTCGTTTTTTTGTCCCTTTTCGACTTTGGCCTCCCAATCTGCTTCTTGTATATTGGTGGCAGTACAGATGGTAGGTCAACATGCTCCCAGTATTCTTGACTTGGAACAGGCTGGATGACGAACTGGTATGTGTTGTTATATGCCCCCATGGAAAGCCAGTTGTGTGCATGTTCCTCTGGCCGCCTATTCTAGTATGCAAGGGCAGCACATGCATGCTTGCATGGCAAGCCAGTCAGTTGCCAAAATCTGCAACTGCAAATCCTCTTTCCTATGTCCACTATAATCTTATGTGGCAAGCACTGAACTTCATACACATTTCCAGGATCATTTCCAGTGGTAAACGGCCGCCACTTATTGctctcccttttctctttttccagCCTACTCTGTTGCACTGGAGTGATGACTCCGTTATACCCCACCAATGCGTTCTTGTTTCTAGCAATTATGCTCATCATGTAAACCCTAACCTCTTCCAGCATAGTTATAATAGGCTTCCCTCTCATCTTCTTGATCCTAGAATTGAACGATTCACAGTTGTTGTTCGTGTAATTGTCAGACTTTGGTTATAATATGCTTCGCCCTATGTTGATGTTGAACTTCCTAACTACCTTCTTGAAATGCTCCAGATTCTCAAACTCCATGCCAAGCTCCAATCTTACCTCCCTTACTGGAACATCTGGATTAGCTTGAGGAAATGCTGCTTGCTGACTGTCTTCATCATCACTTGCAACAGAATCCAGCTCTTCAGACTCGTAACAATGCATCCCTGCAGTTGCCTCAGACATATCTTCACCCTCCACAGGTATAAAGATTGAAGGATGCTTGTTTGGATCCTAGTTAGGTATGAAGGTTTTCCCTGATGGAGGAGGCCTCACTGTTGATCGTCTCTTCCGCTTCTTTGGACTACCACCACCCACTTTTGGGTTTATAAACGATTCGGGCTGTGAACTGCTGGGTTGACTTCCTTCATAAGGTGTTTCATTCTCATTTTGAATGCTCTGCTCCTGCGACTCTTGTTCGTTGTAAGGTTGTGGGATGTATTGTGTGAAAAACTCATTAGATTCAGCAGGTTCATTATCAACTATGGGTGCTACTGACTCCGCATAAATTGGATTTCGGTATCCATTTTCTTCACTTCCAACTGACACGCGTGGTGGTTGAGGGTCTGGAGGTGTATGGTCCAACGGCTCATGTGGAGGCAAATTGGGTTTAGTGGGTGCATCTGGGGTCGGAATGATCCTTGGTGGCTCTTCGAAGGTTACTTTTGGTGAGTGTATGGGGACATTAGGTTGGTCACTGCCTACTTTAGTGGTTGGGGGTCTCCTAACACACAGTTTGGTTCTGCGCTTGACTGGGGTCTTAGTAACATTTAAAATCTCAATATCAGGTTCAGGTTCATTCTTTTCTTCTGCGAACTCAGGAAGGTTAACTGGATGCTCAGTGAACACCTCAACTCTCCTACCATTAGCAATGGCTGCTTCGTACATAGTCACCACATCCATGTCAAGTCTAAGcaacctcaacccaccatccAACTCCTTCCCAAGTTCAAGCCAGTAAAACTCGCTCACATCAGTGTACCCTATATCCTTTACTAAGTCATTCATGAAGAACCTATTTAGGGTATCGACATTCACTCATTCAATCTCTGTTTTCTCACCCCCAACGTATGCCAGTCTGCCATCAACacccttttcaaatttttctctgTGACTAATGACTAAGGTAATGTGGATAGTTGCCATCTGCAAACAGACACACCCTAATTAACAACCAAATCATAGCAAATACAAACACACCCTAATGAAAAACCCGTTTCCATAACCATGCACCGAAAACAAGAAAACCATGACATATAGATCAACGGTTACTACTTACCTATGGATAACACCACGCAACTCCACCCGATGAAACCATCCACACCAACAAGCTCCCTCTCTTCAATACGAAGATTATCGTCGCCTCGGGAGGTATTCTTTGAGTGTAGAAGATGAACAATTTCTTTCTAGGGCTCTACCCTTTGTTTTCTGAAACGCGCAAAGATGGAAAACCTTTGCTAACCGTTCATTtctaatttcctttttttttcataaaaaaaattcaaactttaattatttttttaactaattgtaATTATAATATCCACGTGTGCAACCTACCAAGCCATGTCACGCCGTAAAGTGTCACGTAGGGAGTGTTACTGTCAGAGTCAACGCCGGAATATGGATTGGTTAGTTTCGTCCGACGGAACTCATGAGTGATGGCTACATTTGGTAGTTTCCGTCTCTTGTGGGTAGATTTGTCAGCGTTTTCAACTTCTATAGGTAGAAATAGTAGTTtactcataaaaataaatataattaaatgaatacataaaattttgtacactatatatcaaaattaaatttattagatatttttataaaaaaaataaaattactaccTACAAATGACTCATCCAACTGCACGTTGATATTTTAACCATCACTATTACCCTGAAGgtcaccatcaccatcaccatgtAATTCTCAAAACTTACCATCACCGTTTTAAGATTTAGATTTACCTCAGCTTCCCAAATATGAAGAAAACTTGAGCATAATAATTTCTCTCAAAAGAGAAAGGCATAATGGGAATTGGGGAGTTTCAGGCAATAATTAATGACTTCACGTACTGTACATAACTGCATGTATATCTTGGGAAAAATGATGCTTTTCCCAACTTGTTTTATTTATTCTCAAACTTCTGTCCTTTTCCCAACTAATGCCTCAGCTTAGTAATTAGTAAATCCATCTCCATTCCCCAAACCTAATCTAATATTTCTTTAAACTTTACATTAAAACAAACCTAATCACCATTCGAATATTCTTAAACTGGGATCAGACCATGATTCATTTAATGAACCCCAACAAACAATACCAAccaattcttaaataattaaatataatataaaatattttacattataaatacattgaaAATACTCTCTTGATTCAATGAATTAACAATATTTTggtaagtttttattttaatttttttattgaaacatCTAATTTCCTCCGTCTACATCACCGGCCGAGGCCGTCGTCACCGACTCACTGTCACCGGCAACCCCTCTCTCTTTCTGTCACACACTGACACACATGCATTGCTTTTAATTAATgacgaattaattaacaattaattgaAAACTCTTTTACCAATTTtttccccaaaaaaaaaaagaaaaaggaaaaaaacactGAACCATCTTCATCTATCGCTTGCTTCACACTCTTCAGCACTCAACCACCAAGAATGAGCAGCACCCTCACCTCTCACCGCTAAACCAAACcaaaagtttgaatctttgaaCAAAACGAGCTCCTGGGTAGGTCTTacttttttagagagagaaggttctagagagagaaaaaaacactgcaattttttttttccttttttcttctacgctttttcattttttgtgatGTCATGGCACAGCAAAGGCAATCGGGGATGGAGAGGTTTGGGGTGAGAGGGGATCCACTCTACCCCAACGGTGGTTCTGCCGATCACGTTGCCGTCGGGATTCGCGGTGGAGCCGTTGGCGTCGCCACTCACAAGCAGAATCGGCACCGGCGATCGGCGCGATCCGAAAGGGGCTGGCGGGTTCCGGTTCCGGCGATCCTCGTCTTCCTGTTCCTCGTACTCGTCCTCACTGTCGTCACGTTTTCTTACATTTCTAGAGAAGGtgaagcttcttcttcttcttgctcttgaacCAGtgttttttactcttttttcatttttttttgaagtgTGATCGCAATGAcagcttttcttttttgtgctTTGTAGTGAGATTATAAATCTGCATGGTATGTTTTTGCATGTGTTTTGAGTTTTGCATTGGGGATTTTGGGAAGCTAATAGATCTTCTGGTTTCATCagctttttgaattttttgccaGTGACCGGAATAATAATGTGTCAACCCAAGTATTTGCTTGATCATCAATCATTATTATTCTTATGCTACAAGTCTTGAAGGGGAATTCGAAATTGTTTGTCGAATGAACTTTTGAGCTGAGGTTGTTTTATGTTTTAGCTTTTGTTCTTCTTTATGCAATGGATTGGTTTCTGTCATTTTAAGATTGCCAATCTTTGGTTGCAGAAATAAGTAATGGTGGTGATATTGCCGATGATTCAAAGGCCGAGTCTGATTTTCTTACAAATATACCACGGATAGAGAAGAAAGTTCTTGAGTTTGGCCAGGGTTCTGGGGGACATGGTCGAGATTCGAGATATTGGGATAGGGATGATAGGAGAAGGGATGATGATTACAATGAGGATATGATGAAGCAGACTGGTGGGGATACTGACGATGGAAAAGCCGAAGTTGTTTTacttaagaagaagaagaatgatgtTAAGTCTTCTCAGGGTTATTCTGACACAGGTGTAAAGCGAAAAGGCACTGGCTTATATAATGAAGCTGGACGCCATGAATTGAGAAGGTATGAAGAGGAATATGAGGCCTCTTTGAAGAATGCAGGACGCTTAGGAGAAGGTGATGGCAAAATGTCACATGATTCTGACCTAAACAAGAAGAATGCAATGGATGATATTGATGATGACTATGATGACTTTTTCGATTTCCATGAATCTGAAGTCGATGACTCTGACAACAGTAAACATGTTAGAGGGAAGGTTTCTAGTTCCAATGTAGTGGCATTGGACAATGGATTCCAACAAGAATCCCATGATTCCTTTGATGCTGGAactaatgatgatgatatttcTGAGGGTGATGGAGGGGCATCTTtctcaaacaaaagaaaagcaagctCAAGCAAAAAGTCTCAACCGGAAACAAAAAGGAAATCCAGGCACCGTAAGTTTTCAGGTGAccttcatatttattttatggGGGTTTCAGTTGAACTCCTAAAATATCTGTGGTTGAATGGCTTCCTTTGGAAAGTTATTTCTGATGCTTCCCTGAATGTTGTTTGCTGAGAGACATTGAGATGATTTTCTAACCAATCACATCGACAAACCCTGTTTATATAAGATTAGATTTTACTCTTGTGCTATTCCCACTCGTCACATACTGCTCTCTCAATTTGCCTTAGGTTGACATcgatttttgttgattttaaagTTTATTCAAAACCAGTTTTCACACAAATTGGTCTACTTTACAAAcacttccaatttttatttatttatttatctatctatTTGGTATGTTATGGGGCTTTTATGGCTATAGTGGAAACTTAAACCACTATATCTAACTGGTTATATTTTGAACTTTTCCATAGCTTCTCTAGATTCACAAAACATCCTTAGAACCACTGTCTAGCTTTCAAATATTTGTGAATGGGAatgtttcttcttctcttataaaaaaatatctataaagaGAAGTATGCAAAACTCTTTAACCTGCCTGCACATGACCTATTTTCAGGATCCTGTGAGATGAAGCTGTTAAACTCAACTACACAACTTGTAGAGCCACTAGAAAGCCGAAAATTTGCACGATTTAACTTACACTACACAGAGACAGAAGAGAAGCCTGAGGGCGTGGAGGAGTGGGTACCCAGATTTGGTGGCCATCAGAGCTTGGAAGAGAGGGAAAATTCATTTTTTGCACGTGATCAGAATATAAACTGTGGTTTTGTTCGAGGTCCTCAGGGTTACCCTAGCACTGGATTTGACTTGGCAGAAGATGATGCAAGTTACATTAGCAGATGCCATATTGCTGTGATTTCGTGCATATTTGGCAATTCTGATCGGTTGAGGGTTCCAGCCTACAAAACGGTAATGGTTCTAAAGAATCTGATATTTCTTTTTGTGGGACTTCAAAAGGATTTGGAGGTTAACATTCACATTTTATAGTAAACTAATAATCCATATTTTTAGttccatttaattttaaaatggtAGTATGTGAAGTTATTATAGTCTATAAGTGGATATTTTGTGTTTAGGGTTGGCTGTCAGCATAACCTGCATTTATGTCTGGTCCTCTCTAAGTGTTGCCTTGTGTAATTTGTCGCCTGCATCCTTAGTATCATATACCCTGTTTGGGAGATGGACTTCTAAAGATACCAATAACCTGCTTATGTTTGTGTTCACATAATTCTAGTGTAGAAAGCTTAGACACAATGAATTTTGGACAATGAAATAATAAGGAGATCTTGAGAAATTAATTGGAATGTCACCATCAACTGTAGCAACTCAAAATATGAACATACATGAGCCCATTGATTTGTGTTCTCAATTTCTTGTGCTTCCTATTTTGAAGATCTTGTGAAGGAAATATCTAATGGCATTGGAAACATAAGACTCTTACAACATAGCTAGTTATCAATTATCACATAGTTATTTCACTCATGCTTCTCTTCTCAGTCCATAAGATGTTTGGCCACGTAGCTagggaaaaataaatatctcattATTGTTCTAACGTCCAACTTTGTATTCCTTTAATTTGGTAAATTGCATTGGGAAAGGTGGGGCAAAAGGTTGAGCATTAACAACAGATTTGATCATTACTTACTATTCTCAACATATATCTCTCTAGTGCTGAATATGTGCTGTTGCtactattaaaatattaaaatgttgTCTTTTTGAGGTCAGAGGTTCCTATGTGTGATCAATCATCAACTGTTGATATGATTGTCATAGAGCATACTTTGTTACATTCACATAGTCATTGTGATTTCAGATCACTCGTTTGTCAAGGAAGAATGTGTGCTTTGTGATGTTTACCGATGAGATTACGGTACGAACCCTTACTGCCGAAGGGCATGTGCCTGATAGGATGGGTTTCATTGGCTTTTGGAAGTTAGTGGTAGTGAAGAACCTGCCTTATGACGATATGCGGAGAGTGGGTAAAATACCTAAGTTATTGCCACATcggcttttcccttttgctaggTGAGGATGAGCCTGATGCCTGATGTGTTGTTCTTTTGATTTCAACAGTACTGGTTTGAATTCTATTTAAATTG encodes the following:
- the LOC107467845 gene encoding uncharacterized protein LOC107467845 isoform X2; translation: MAQQRQSGMERFGVRGDPLYPNGGSADHVAVGIRGGAVGVATHKQNRHRRSARSERGWRVPVPAILVFLFLVLVLTVVTFSYISREEISNGGDIADDSKAESDFLTNIPRIEKKVLEFGQGSGGHGRDSRYWDRDDRRRDDDYNEDMMKQTGGDTDDGKAEVVLLKKKKNDVKSSQGYSDTGVKRKGTGLYNEAGRHELRRYEEEYEASLKNAGRLGEGDGKMSHDSDLNKKNAMDDIDDDYDDFFDFHESEVDDSDNSKHVRGKVSSSNVVALDNGFQQESHDSFDAGTNDDDISEGDGGASFSNKRKASSSKKSQPETKRKSRHRSCEMKLLNSTTQLVEPLESRKFARFNLHYTETEEKPEGVEEWVPRFGGHQSLEERENSFFARDQNINCGFVRGPQGYPSTGFDLAEDDASYISRCHIAVISCIFGNSDRLRVPAYKTITRLSRKNVCFVMFTDEITVRTLTAEGHVPDRMGFIGFWKLVVVKNLPYDDMRRVGKIPKLLPHRLFPFARYSIWLDSKLRLQLDPYLILEYFLWRKGYEFAISNHYDRHCVWEEVAQNKKLNKYNHTVIDEQFAFYKADGLQRFNASDPNKLLPSNVPEGSFIIRAHTPMSNLFSCLWFNEVDRFTPRDQLSFAYTYQKLRRMNPDKPFHLNMFKDCERRHIAKLFRHRMDEKRRAAQKATE
- the LOC107467845 gene encoding uncharacterized protein LOC107467845 isoform X1, translating into MAQQRQSGMERFGVRGDPLYPNGGSADHVAVGIRGGAVGVATHKQNRHRRSARSERGWRVPVPAILVFLFLVLVLTVVTFSYISREEISNGGDIADDSKAESDFLTNIPRIEKKVLEFGQGSGGHGRDSRYWDRDDRRRDDDYNEDMMKQTGGDTDDGKAEVVLLKKKKNDVKSSQGYSDTGVKRKGTGLYNEAGRHELRRYEEEYEASLKNAGRLGEGDGKMSHDSDLNKKNAMDDIDDDYDDFFDFHESEVDDSDNSKHVRGKVSSSNVVALDNGFQQESHDSFDAGTNDDDISEGDGGASFSNKRKASSSKKSQPETKRKSRHRKFSGSCEMKLLNSTTQLVEPLESRKFARFNLHYTETEEKPEGVEEWVPRFGGHQSLEERENSFFARDQNINCGFVRGPQGYPSTGFDLAEDDASYISRCHIAVISCIFGNSDRLRVPAYKTITRLSRKNVCFVMFTDEITVRTLTAEGHVPDRMGFIGFWKLVVVKNLPYDDMRRVGKIPKLLPHRLFPFARYSIWLDSKLRLQLDPYLILEYFLWRKGYEFAISNHYDRHCVWEEVAQNKKLNKYNHTVIDEQFAFYKADGLQRFNASDPNKLLPSNVPEGSFIIRAHTPMSNLFSCLWFNEVDRFTPRDQLSFAYTYQKLRRMNPDKPFHLNMFKDCERRHIAKLFRHRMDEKRRAAQKATE
- the LOC107467845 gene encoding uncharacterized protein LOC107467845 isoform X3 → MERFGVRGDPLYPNGGSADHVAVGIRGGAVGVATHKQNRHRRSARSERGWRVPVPAILVFLFLVLVLTVVTFSYISREEISNGGDIADDSKAESDFLTNIPRIEKKVLEFGQGSGGHGRDSRYWDRDDRRRDDDYNEDMMKQTGGDTDDGKAEVVLLKKKKNDVKSSQGYSDTGVKRKGTGLYNEAGRHELRRYEEEYEASLKNAGRLGEGDGKMSHDSDLNKKNAMDDIDDDYDDFFDFHESEVDDSDNSKHVRGKVSSSNVVALDNGFQQESHDSFDAGTNDDDISEGDGGASFSNKRKASSSKKSQPETKRKSRHRKFSGSCEMKLLNSTTQLVEPLESRKFARFNLHYTETEEKPEGVEEWVPRFGGHQSLEERENSFFARDQNINCGFVRGPQGYPSTGFDLAEDDASYISRCHIAVISCIFGNSDRLRVPAYKTITRLSRKNVCFVMFTDEITVRTLTAEGHVPDRMGFIGFWKLVVVKNLPYDDMRRVGKIPKLLPHRLFPFARYSIWLDSKLRLQLDPYLILEYFLWRKGYEFAISNHYDRHCVWEEVAQNKKLNKYNHTVIDEQFAFYKADGLQRFNASDPNKLLPSNVPEGSFIIRAHTPMSNLFSCLWFNEVDRFTPRDQLSFAYTYQKLRRMNPDKPFHLNMFKDCERRHIAKLFRHRMDEKRRAAQKATE